The Gemmatimonadota bacterium genomic sequence CTTCCGCCTGGCCTACGCGCCGCATTTCGGGATGTTCCGTGCGCATGCGGGCGAGGACGTCGTCGCGCAACTCGAGTTCATGGCCGCGGAAGGGTTCACCGCGCTGGAAGACAACGGGATGCGGGAACGTCCGGTGGCCGAGCAGCAGCGCATCGCCGATGCGATGCGCCGGTTGAAGATGCGTATGGGAGTGTTCGTCGCCCATACCATCGGGTGGACGGCGCCGACCCTTGCCTCGGGGGATCCCGCCGCGCGCACGAAGTTCCTGGAGGAGGTGCGCGGGTCCGTCGATGTCGCGAAGCGGGTCGGGGCGACCTGGATGACCGTCGTCCCCGGGCACATCGACATGCGCCTGGAGATGCAGTACCAGACGGCCCACGTGATCGAGACGCTCAAGCGCGCGAGTGCGATCCTCGAACCGCATGGGCTGGTGATGGTGCTGGAGCCGCTGAACACGCTGCGCGACCATCCCGGCATGTTCTCACACGCATTCCGCAGGCCTATGCGATCTGCAAGGCGGTGGGGAGCCCGGCCTGCAAGATCCTGTTTGATGCCTACCACCAGCAGATCACCGAAGGGAATCTGATCCCGAACTTCGATGCGGCGTGGGACGAGGTGGCGTACGTGCAGGTGGGGGACAACCCGGGGCGCAAGGAGCCATACACCGGGGAGGTGAACTACCAGAACGTGTTCTCCCACTTGGTGCGGAAGGGCTTTCGTGGCATCGTGGGGATGGAGCACGGGAATGCGCGGCCTGGTCGTGAGGGGGAGCGCGCCGTGATCGACGCATACGTGCGGGCCGACGCGCCCTGACCGGTGCGCTACGAGGAGTATCCCGTCGCGCCGGAACTCGCCGATCACTTGCTGTCCATCTGGAGCTTTGAGCGGCCGGCGGAGAGCGAAGGCGTGGTCCAGCACTTTGTGCCACCGGACGGGTGCGTGAGCGTGGCGGTCGCCTCGCACGTGCGGCGACTGACGGAGACGATCCTCATCGGGGCGCACGACCGTCCGCTGGTGGTGCCGATCTTCCCCGGCGATCGGTACTGGGGGATGCGTTTCTGGCCAGATGCGGGGGCCGCTTGCCTCGGCATTGATGCCGCGCGTGGGTCGGGCGAAGTGAACGGGCGCCTGCCCACCTCTCGGCGGCGGCTACGGACGTGGTACGCGCGGTGGACGACGGGGCGGGGGACGATACGGTACGGCATGCACTGTCTCGTTGGGCCCTCGGGAGTGACTGGGCCACCGTCCCGCTCGACGCGCCGGTCCGGCTCGCCGTCCTGGCCATCGTCGCGTCGAAGGGGCGATCCCGGTGGGGGGAGTTGCCGGGGACGGTGGGGCTGACCCCACGCACGCTCCTTCGGCGATTTAGGGCAGCGACGGGACTCACGCTCAAGCGTTATGCCAAGGTGCGCCGGTTCCGCGAGGCGGCGGCACGCCAGCGTCGAGGCCCCGCCACGACCTGGAGTTACATCGCGGCGGATGTCGGTTATTCCGACCACGCGCACCTCACGCGCGAGTTTCGGGAGATTCATGGAGCGCCACCCAGTGAGGTGGCGCGACTGATCGGGCGGATCAGTCACGGGAAGATCCGTCCGTGAGGTGGCGGATTCCTTCAAGCCGACCGCGGCGCGCCGCGGCAGCTTTCGGTTGTCATCCCACCCGGAGTGTCGGTCATGTCAGCTGTTGCGCGGGTTCTCGTCGCGGTGTCGATCCTTGCCGCCGTGTCGTCTGACGCGCAGCCGACGGCGTCGGACCCGGTTGCGCGCCGTGAGGCCATGCAGAAGCTCGCGTTCATGGTCGGTGAGTGGAGCGGCGACGCGCGGATAGTGATGGGTCCCGGGCGCACGGAGCACGTCCGCCAGGCCGAACATGTCCGATTCGCGCTGAGTGGCCAGGTGCTCGTGATCGATGGCATTGGCCGGATGCTGAAGGACGGAACCGTCGGGGATACGGCGTTCCAGGCGTTTGGCGTGCTGGACTGGCGCCCGGAGCGTGGGTACCAGTTGCGATCGATGACCCATGAGGGTCGCGAGGGGACCTTCGTGGTGACACCGCTGTCGGAGGGACAGGGATTCACCTGGGGCTTCGAGGTGCCGGGGGGGCGGACGCGGTATACGATCCGGCTGACTCCCGAAGGGGAGTGGCACGAACTTGGGGAGTTCAGCCGTGACGGCCAGCAGTGGTTCCCGACGATGGAGATGCGGCTGCGGCGCGCCCCTCGGTAGGCGGCCGACGCGCGCGACCGGC encodes the following:
- a CDS encoding AraC family transcriptional regulator, which encodes MVRAVDDGAGDDTVRHALSRWALGSDWATVPLDAPVRLAVLAIVASKGRSRWGELPGTVGLTPRTLLRRFRAATGLTLKRYAKVRRFREAAARQRRGPATTWSYIAADVGYSDHAHLTREFREIHGAPPSEVARLIGRISHGKIRP